The Synechococcus sp. MU1643 genome window below encodes:
- a CDS encoding prolyl oligopeptidase family serine peptidase has translation MGAVPLSAKHAVGSLPGLKEPSLVSGPDATLWLIWLEQRPQERGRTTALIRRFGDSEATPQELTPAPCNLRSRVHDYGGGVLATAVEQDKLILTWIEQGCLWRQDWHLPQTSTIQPTPQAAAQRLSREGDWELADGVLDLPRQRWIGIREINGRDELVTLELNAKDQTPLLLHQPTDFAGYGCLSPDGQRFAWVEWQQPAMPWDSSSLWCAEFSDTGGLLRSRQLAGGDGVSVFQPQWLPDGQLLVAEDSTGWWNLMLQPSADDAWERPWPMAAETAMPQWIYGMSTTAWDGERLIAAVCSRGAWSLQRLDLDGTVQPLSQPFDDLAGLSACHGRAVAVASNSASVAGLLELDLRPATPLWSHSPAIKAPLPVEAISVAEPLWFNGHQGERTHAWYYPPSGNPPGAAPLLVKSHSGPTAMARRGLSLAIQYWTSRGWGVVDVNYGGSTGFGRDYRERLNGCWGVVDVADCAAAAQALIEAGRANPDKIAIEGGSAGGFTTLAALCFTKVFRAGACRYAVCDLTAMAEDTHRFEARYVDGLVGEWPATRSLYEQRSPLLHANQIRCPVLFFQGLQDKVVPPEQTERMAEALRSNGIPVEVRLFKDEGHGFRNQATQIDVLEETEAFFKRELGLAEQPI, from the coding sequence ATGGGAGCCGTTCCGTTATCCGCGAAACATGCCGTTGGCAGTTTGCCGGGACTCAAGGAGCCGTCCCTGGTCAGTGGCCCCGATGCAACGCTGTGGCTGATCTGGCTGGAACAGCGCCCTCAGGAGCGCGGTCGCACCACAGCCTTGATCCGCCGTTTCGGCGATTCCGAGGCAACGCCCCAGGAGCTGACGCCGGCCCCCTGCAATCTGCGCAGTCGCGTGCATGACTACGGCGGCGGCGTGCTCGCCACCGCTGTGGAGCAGGACAAATTGATCCTGACCTGGATTGAGCAGGGCTGTCTCTGGCGTCAGGACTGGCACCTGCCGCAGACCAGCACAATTCAACCCACACCCCAGGCAGCCGCCCAACGGCTCAGCCGGGAGGGCGACTGGGAGCTTGCGGATGGCGTCCTCGATCTGCCGAGGCAGCGCTGGATCGGAATCCGTGAAATCAACGGCCGTGACGAGCTGGTGACGCTGGAGCTGAACGCAAAGGATCAGACGCCGCTGCTGCTGCACCAACCGACGGACTTTGCCGGCTATGGCTGCTTGAGCCCCGATGGCCAGCGCTTCGCCTGGGTGGAGTGGCAGCAACCCGCCATGCCCTGGGACAGCAGCAGTCTCTGGTGCGCGGAGTTCAGCGACACGGGCGGGCTGCTCAGGTCCCGTCAGCTGGCCGGAGGCGACGGCGTCTCGGTGTTTCAACCCCAATGGCTGCCCGACGGACAGTTGCTTGTGGCGGAGGACAGCACGGGTTGGTGGAACCTGATGCTCCAGCCCAGCGCCGACGACGCTTGGGAGAGGCCCTGGCCGATGGCTGCCGAAACGGCCATGCCCCAGTGGATCTATGGGATGAGCACCACGGCCTGGGATGGCGAACGGCTGATCGCTGCCGTATGCAGCCGCGGGGCCTGGTCGTTGCAACGGCTCGATCTGGATGGAACGGTGCAGCCGTTGTCGCAACCGTTTGATGACCTCGCGGGATTGAGCGCCTGCCACGGTCGCGCCGTGGCAGTGGCCAGCAACAGCGCCAGCGTGGCCGGCCTGCTGGAACTCGACCTGCGACCGGCCACCCCGCTCTGGAGCCACAGCCCCGCCATCAAGGCACCCTTGCCGGTTGAGGCGATCAGCGTGGCTGAACCGCTGTGGTTCAACGGACATCAAGGGGAACGCACCCATGCCTGGTACTACCCCCCCAGCGGCAACCCACCAGGGGCAGCCCCACTGCTGGTGAAAAGCCACAGCGGACCAACGGCCATGGCCCGCCGCGGCCTCAGCCTGGCAATTCAGTACTGGACCTCCCGGGGCTGGGGCGTCGTGGACGTGAATTACGGCGGCTCAACGGGATTCGGTCGGGACTATCGGGAGCGCCTCAACGGGTGCTGGGGCGTGGTGGATGTGGCCGACTGCGCCGCCGCAGCTCAGGCCCTGATCGAGGCCGGTCGAGCCAATCCCGACAAGATCGCCATCGAAGGCGGCAGTGCCGGCGGCTTCACCACCCTGGCGGCCCTCTGCTTCACCAAAGTGTTTCGGGCCGGAGCCTGCCGCTATGCGGTCTGTGATCTCACCGCCATGGCTGAAGACACACACCGATTTGAAGCGCGCTATGTGGATGGCCTGGTGGGGGAATGGCCCGCGACGCGTTCCTTGTATGAGCAAAGGTCGCCACTGCTGCATGCCAATCAAATCCGCTGTCCTGTGCTGTTCTTCCAGGGTTTGCAGGACAAAGTGGTGCCTCCGGAACAAACCGAACGCATGGCCGAGGCCCTTCGAAGCAACGGCATCCCTGTGGAAGTGCGGCTGTTCAAGGACGAAGGCCACGGGTTCCGCAACCAGGCCACCCAGATCGACGTGCTTGAGGAGACCGAAGCCTTTTTCAAACGTGAATTGGGCCTGGCGGAACAACCGATTTAA
- the def gene encoding peptide deformylase: MAGSFAELARQADKSRDTMLLPKTALETPPLEIHTLGDEVLRQSARRIGKVNEQVRELARDMLRSMYTAKGIGLAAPQVGIHQQLLVIDLDLENAATPPLVLINPEITAASAGLDTYEEGCLSIPGVYLDVVRPTAIELSFRDEMGRPRKMKADGLMARCIQHEMDHLNGVLFVDRVTDEDGLQKELKEKGFERQDVRSVA; the protein is encoded by the coding sequence TTGGCAGGAAGCTTTGCAGAGTTGGCCCGTCAGGCCGATAAGTCACGGGACACGATGCTGCTGCCCAAGACGGCCCTCGAAACCCCTCCACTGGAGATTCACACCCTGGGCGATGAGGTGTTGCGTCAATCCGCGCGCCGCATCGGCAAGGTGAATGAGCAGGTGCGGGAGCTGGCTCGCGACATGCTGCGCAGCATGTACACCGCTAAGGGCATCGGCCTGGCGGCTCCTCAGGTGGGGATCCACCAGCAGCTGCTGGTGATTGATCTCGATCTTGAAAATGCAGCCACGCCGCCCCTGGTGCTGATCAATCCGGAAATCACGGCAGCGAGCGCCGGGCTCGACACCTACGAAGAGGGCTGTCTCAGCATCCCTGGGGTTTACCTCGATGTCGTCCGCCCCACTGCGATTGAACTGAGCTTCCGCGATGAGATGGGTCGGCCCCGGAAGATGAAGGCCGATGGCCTGATGGCCCGCTGCATTCAGCACGAGATGGACCATCTCAATGGCGTGTTGTTTGTTGATCGCGTCACCGATGAAGACGGTCTGCAAAAGGAGCTCAAGGAGAAAGGTTTTGAGCGCCAAGATGTGCGGAGCGTCGCCTGA